AGCCGGTGCCAAGATACCCCGCTCTCACGAACACGGTCCCAACCCGCGAACGCACCGCAAAGATACACCGCCCGCGCGGGTTGGCCCCTGTTTCGGCCCGCGAAATTCACGCGGCGACGGGTTGGCCCCGTTCCCGGTGGAACAACGGCGGAGCGGAGCCCTGGACTAGTAGCTGGCGGTAGTACCGGGGCCGGCCTCTGGAATGTACTTTGCGGCGAGGGCTTCGCTGCCCCGGGCCAGCAAGGCCACGTCGGCCCCGACCAGGATGAAGTCCACGCCTGCTTCGAGATAGCGGCGCGCGGTGGCCTCGGCGAACGCGTTGACGCCCACGGGCTTGCCGGCAGCCTTGGCCACCGTGATGCAGTGTTCGACGGCGGCGACAACGTCTGGATGCTCCTGCTGGCCCAGCAGCCCCATGGAGGCGGCAAGGTCCGAGGGGCCGATGAAGACGGCGTCCACGCCGTCCGTGCCCGCAATGGCGGCGGCATTCTCCACGGCCTCGCGCGATTCGATCTGGACCATGACGGTGATGGTCTCCGAGGCCCGTGCCAGGTAGTCCGGGATTCGGTTCCAGCGGGCGGACCTGGCCAGCGCCGAGCCTACACCGCGGATCCCGAGCGGCGGGTAGTGGGCAGCTGCAACCGCGGCAGCGGCGTCGTCGGCCGTGTGGACCATGGGGATCAGCAAGGACTGCACGCCCAGGTCCAGGTACTGCTTGATCAGCACGGCGTCGTTGACTGGGGGCCGGACGACGGCGGTGACGGGGTAGCTGCGCACTGCCTGCAGCTGCGCCAGGATGGCCTCCAGCCCGTTGGGGCTGTGTTCGGCGTCGATCAGCAGCCAGTCCAGGCCGGAACCGGCGCAGATCTCGGCCACCAGCGGGCTGGCTGAACACACCCACATCCCAGCCAGCGGGCGGTCCGCCGCCGCCAAGGCGTCCTTGAAGGACGCGTCCGGTGCTACTCGAATCGGCATGTGATGGTGCCCATCTTTCCGTAGTCGGCAAACACGGTGTCACCCGGGTGAACCCACATGGGCCGGGTGAAGGAGCCGGCCAGGATGAGCTCCCCGGCCTTGAGCACGTCCCCGTGCGGTGCGATCTTGTTGGCCAGCCAGGCCACCCCCGACGCCGGGTTGTTCAGTACGCCGGCTGCCACACCGGTCTCCTCCACCACCTGGTTCTTGTAGAGAATGGCCGCCACCCAGCGCAGGTCCACGTCGTGCGGGCGCACAGGTGTCCCGCCGATGACCATGGCCCCCATGGCGGCGTTGTCGCAGATGGTGTCCACAATGGTGCGGCTCTCCATCTCGATCCGCGAATCCAGGATCTCCAATGCCGGCACCACGTATTCGGTGGCGCGCAGGACGTCGAAGATCGTGGCGTCGGGGCCGCTGACATCCTCCTTGAGCAGGAATGCCAGCTCCACCTCGATGCGCGGGTGAGAGTATTGTTTCCACTCCACCGTGGCGCCGTTCTCCAGGATCATGTCCTTGAAGATGATCCCGTAGTCCGGTTCGGTGATGCCCGTGGCATACTGCATGGCCTTGGACGTCAGACCGATCTTGTGCCCGCCCAGCACCCGCCCGGCAGCCTCGCCGCGCTGGCGCCACAAGTTCTGCACCCGGTAGGAGTCCTCCACGGTCATGTCCGGGTACCGCGCCGTCAGCCGCGGCATCGGCGTCCGGGTGCGGCCGGCGTCGACCAGCTCGTCGGCAATGCGCGCAATGGTGTCATCATCAAGCATGGTGTCTCCTTTTAGAGTTGGTTGCCCAGCTTGAAGCCGCGGTCCTCGCCCGGTTCGCGGGTGTAGGAGAAGCCGTCGGCGCCGACGGTGACAGCCATTTCGGAGGCGTCGGAGCGCTGGATGACCGGCTGCGGATTGCCGTCCAGGTCCAGGACCAGGGAGGCCTCGGTGTACCAGGACGGTACGACGGCGTTCCCCCACCAGTCGCGGCGCTGGTTGTCATGCACGTCCCACGTGATGGTGGGGTTGTCCGGGTCGCCAGTGTAGTAGTCCTGAGTGTAGATTTCCACGCGGTGGTCGTCGGGGTCAAGGATGTACAGGTAAAAAGCGTTGGAGACGCCGTGCCGGCCGGGGCCGCGCTCAATGCGGTCGGAGATGCGCAGGGCACCCATTTTGTCGCAGATCTGGATGATGTTGTGCTTCTCGTGCGTGGCAAAGGCGACGTGGTGCATGCGTGGGCCGTCGCCGCCGGTCAGGGCGGTGTCGTGAACGGTCTGCTTGCGGTGCATCCAGGCTGCGTAGGTGACGCCGTCGGAGTCCTTGATGTCCTCGGAGACCCGGAAGCCCAAATCCTCCAGGTAAGCCCGGCCCTTGGGGACATCCGGGGTGACCTGGTTGAAGTGGTCTAGGCGGACCAGCTCACCGGCCGTGTAGAGGTCGTAACGCTGGGTCAGGCGCTCCACGTGCGTGGTCTCGTAGAAGAACTCGTAAGGGAAGCCCAGCGGGTCCTCAACGCGGACGGAATCGCCGATGCCCTTGACGAAGCCGTCCCGCCGGCGCTCGGTTCGGCAGCCCAGCTCCTTGTAGTAGGCCTCGGCGGCGTCCACCTCGGCCGGTGACTTCACCCTGTAGGCGAAGGCGGCGACGGCGGCCACCGGGCCCTTGCGCAGCACCAGGTTGTGGTGGATGAACTCCTCCAGGGAGCGCAGGTAGATGGCGTTCTCGTCTTCTTCGGTGACGTGCAGGCCCAGCACGTCCACATAGAACTCGCGGGACTTGGACAGATCGGTGACCACGAGTTCCATGTAGGCGCAGCGGACGATGTCCGGGGCGGGCACGGAGGGGGTGTGGATGAAGTCAGTCATGGCGTTACTCCTCTTTGAGCGGGGGTGGTCAGTTGGCGGCGGAAGCGCCGAATTTGGGGGTGTGGACGGTGCCCAGCGTGATGTGCACGGCCTGCTGGTCGGTGTAGAAGTCGATCGAGCGGAAGCCGCCCTCATGGCCCAGTCCGGACGCCTTCACACCGCCAAACGGGGTGCGCAGGTCGCGGACGTTGTGGCTGTTCAGCCACACCATGCCGGCCTCTACGCTCTGGGCGAAGTTGTGGGCGCGGGTGAGGTTGTTCGTCCAGATGTAGGCGGCCAGGCCGTACTTGACGCCGTTCGCCAAAGCCAGCGCCTCGTCGTCGTTCTCAAAAGGGGTGATGGCAACCACCGGGCCGAAGATCTCCTCCTGGAAGATCCGCGCGTCGGGCGACACGTCCGCAAAGACGGTGGGGGAGACGTAGTTGCCCGTATCCAGGCCCTCCGGGCGCCCGCCTCCAGCCAGCAGCCGGCCCTCGGACTTGCCGATCTCCACGTAGCTCATGACCTTGTTGTAGTGCTCCGGGTGGACCAGCGCACCCACCTCGGTCGCCGGGTCGTGAGGGTCACCCACCACAATGTTCCTGGCCCGAGCCGCAAACTTCTCACAGAAGTCGTCGTAGATGCTGCGTTCCACCAGGATGCGCGAGCCGGCCGTGCAGCGCTCG
This region of Arthrobacter alpinus genomic DNA includes:
- a CDS encoding HpcH/HpaI aldolase family protein; translation: MPIRVAPDASFKDALAAADRPLAGMWVCSASPLVAEICAGSGLDWLLIDAEHSPNGLEAILAQLQAVRSYPVTAVVRPPVNDAVLIKQYLDLGVQSLLIPMVHTADDAAAAVAAAHYPPLGIRGVGSALARSARWNRIPDYLARASETITVMVQIESREAVENAAAIAGTDGVDAVFIGPSDLAASMGLLGQQEHPDVVAAVEHCITVAKAAGKPVGVNAFAEATARRYLEAGVDFILVGADVALLARGSEALAAKYIPEAGPGTTASY
- the hpaD gene encoding 3,4-dihydroxyphenylacetate 2,3-dioxygenase: MTDFIHTPSVPAPDIVRCAYMELVVTDLSKSREFYVDVLGLHVTEEDENAIYLRSLEEFIHHNLVLRKGPVAAVAAFAYRVKSPAEVDAAEAYYKELGCRTERRRDGFVKGIGDSVRVEDPLGFPYEFFYETTHVERLTQRYDLYTAGELVRLDHFNQVTPDVPKGRAYLEDLGFRVSEDIKDSDGVTYAAWMHRKQTVHDTALTGGDGPRMHHVAFATHEKHNIIQICDKMGALRISDRIERGPGRHGVSNAFYLYILDPDDHRVEIYTQDYYTGDPDNPTITWDVHDNQRRDWWGNAVVPSWYTEASLVLDLDGNPQPVIQRSDASEMAVTVGADGFSYTREPGEDRGFKLGNQL
- the hpaH gene encoding 2-oxo-hept-4-ene-1,7-dioate hydratase — protein: MLDDDTIARIADELVDAGRTRTPMPRLTARYPDMTVEDSYRVQNLWRQRGEAAGRVLGGHKIGLTSKAMQYATGITEPDYGIIFKDMILENGATVEWKQYSHPRIEVELAFLLKEDVSGPDATIFDVLRATEYVVPALEILDSRIEMESRTIVDTICDNAAMGAMVIGGTPVRPHDVDLRWVAAILYKNQVVEETGVAAGVLNNPASGVAWLANKIAPHGDVLKAGELILAGSFTRPMWVHPGDTVFADYGKMGTITCRFE